Proteins encoded by one window of Arachis ipaensis cultivar K30076 chromosome B04, Araip1.1, whole genome shotgun sequence:
- the LOC107638896 gene encoding stilbene synthase 3-like, which translates to MVSASEIRNVQRAEGPATVLAIGTANPSNCVDQSTYADYYFRVTNSEHMTDLKKKFQRICERTQIKNRYMYLTEEILKENPNICAYKAPSLDAREDMMIREVPRVGKEAATKAIKEWGQPMSKITHLIFCTTSGVALPGVDYELIVLLGLDPCVKRYMMYHQGCFAGGTVLRLAKDLAENNKDARVLIVCSENTAVTFRGPSETDIDSLVGQALFADGAAAIIIGSDPVPEVEKPIFEIVSTDQKLVPGSHGAIGGLLREVGLTFYLNKSVPDIISQNINDALSKAFDPLGISDYNSIFWIAHPGGRAILDQVEQKVNLKPEKMKATRDVLSNYGNMSSACVFFIMDLMRKKSLEEGLKTTGEGLDWGVLFGFGPGLTIETVVLRSVTI; encoded by the exons ATGGTGTCTGCGAGTGAGATCCGCAACGTTCAAAGAGCAGAAGGCCCTGCAACTGTATTGGCAATTGGCACGGCAAATCCATCAAACTGTGTTGATCAGAGTACATATGCTGATTACTATTTTAGAGTAACCAATAGCGAGCACATGACTGATCTCAAGAAGAAATTTCAGCGCATTT GTGAAAGAACACAGATTAAGAACAGATATATGTACTTAACAGAAGAGATACTGAAAGAGAATCCTAATATCTGTGCATACAAGGCACCGTCGTTGGATGCAAGGGAAGATATGATGATCAGGGAGGTACCAAGGGTTGGAAAAGAGGCTGCAACCAAGGCCATCAAAGAATGGGGACAACCAATGTCTAAAATCACACATTTGATCTTCTGCACCACCAGCGGTGTTGCGTTGCCTGGTGTTGATTACGAACTCATCGTACTTTTAGGGCTCGATCCATGCGTCAAGAGGTACATGATGTACCACCAAGGCTGCTTCGCTGGCGGCACTGTTCTTCGTTTGGCTAAGGACTTGGCTGAAAACAACAAGGATGCTCGTGTTCTTATCGTTTGTTCTGAGAATACCGCAGTCACTTTCCGTGGTCCTAGTGAGACAGACATTGATAGTCTTGTAGGACAAGCATTGTTTGCGGATGGAGCTGCTGCGATTATCATTGGTTCTGATCCTGTGCCAGAGGTGGAGAAGCCTATTTTTGAGATTGTTTCGACCGATCAAAAACTCGTCCCTGGCAGCCATGGAGCTATCGGTGGTCTTCTTCGTGAAGTTGGGCTTACATTCTATCTTAACAAGAGTGTTCCTGATATTATTTCGCAAAATATCAACGACGCGCTCAGTAAAGCTTTTGATCCATTGGGTATATCTGATTATAACTCAATATTTTGGATTGCACACCCTGGTGGACGTGCAATTTTGGACCAGGTTGAACAGAAGGTGAACTTGAAACCAGAGAAAATGAAAGCTACTAGAGATGTGCTTAGCAATTATGGTAATATGTCAAGTGCATGTGTATTTTTCATTATGGATTTGATGAGGAAAAAATCTCTTGAAGAAGGTCTTAAAACCACCGGTGAAGGACTTGATTGGGGTGTACTTTTTGGATTTGGTCCTGGTCTCACTATTGAAACAGTTGTTCTCCGCAGTGTAACCATCTGA